In Pectinophora gossypiella chromosome 5, ilPecGoss1.1, whole genome shotgun sequence, a genomic segment contains:
- the LOC126367152 gene encoding proteoglycan 4-like, translating to MHPLWIVLALLPILGGAERFNCRGRILGAYYADAKSGCKAFHVCVRVAGGGIRDFRFFCPPGTLFHQEAQTCTDWGDDDPLACPADLYDGYDTKKLSSQGTRDEETEFGLQRAETGDRRNQNNANNVNNAPASDLRAAHSSDFFSGQRDRGRDDPAPAPQRPAPQSPPRQSFRRATTPRPSPTTTQFTTAQPLPANPPHYDAGSKRKLVRKRPIYVSTQAPSTFAQSTAQSFPTKSQNYPKQAFSQPPQQSFPQQPQQPFSQPQPPFISKPQNTFQPPQQNFNQRAPVQVKQTTTTLSPPSDIPPEYKDEYVEVVRVAPKQPKNRFFPTAASTRAPAPFSPSSPAQNYNNNNSNNKKDSLVELYNYDSQSTPGLSQNDNRPFKVRNSFTVQDTPREDFARTNINSNNARNTPTTTVEYNTANSRGFATSTPAYRNFNSVSYEPEKNFVSHSGAKQNYYNGPSSTPTTTAYTTPANLNTIAYNTNIALNTIQPANYEYGNGEEDDGQYRPPQGEDDGQYRPELYERELLSGAHSLNIAASGNRLPEDQKAHGKSQVQQNKKVSQTSAPRPFRPAPTPSEAPTTTRAPEPTYTTTYRAPTVNTQRTFDYFQTYTTTSRPNEPSAPAQFNPAPVSNAGARPSTTQVPPAPRAPEPRPTPRAPAPPTLAPPRPSPRPQHSNPPRKQEDSSYDYAYYDSDTGFSEYDQIEEFGRTKSRA from the exons ATGCACCCTTTGTGGATCGTACTCGCTTTGCTCCCCATACTCG GGGGAGCAGAACGCTTCAACTGCCGCGGCCGCATCCTGGGCGCGTACTACGCAGACGCGAAGTCGGGATGCAAAGCGTTCCACGTGTGCGTACGAGTCGCCGGCGGGGGTATAAGGGACTTCAGGTTCTTCTGTCCGCCTGGTACCCTGTTCCACCAAGAAGCTCAGACCTGCACTGACTGGGGCGATGATGACCCGCTGGCCTGCCCCGCAGACCTCTACGACG GTTATGACACCAAGAAGTTGTCGTCTCAAGGAACCCGTGACGAGGAAACGGAATTCGGCCTCCAACGGGCGGAGACAGGTGACAGGCGCAATCAGAATAATGCAAATAATGTGAACAATGCACCGGCGTCGGACCTGCGCGCTGCTCACTCCTCGGACTTCTTTAGTGGACAGAGGGACCGCGGCCGGGATGACCCCGCTCCCGCCCCGCAACGCCCCGCCCCTCAGTCCCCGCCCCGCCAGTCCTTCCGACGAGCAACTACCCCCCGTCCTTCCCCTACCACCACTCAGTTCACTACCGCTCAGCCCCTACCCGCCAACCCACCTCACTACGATGCCGGTTCCAAGCGTAAACTTGTAAGAAAACGCCCCATCTATGTCTCCACTCAAGCCCCGTCCACTTTCGCGCAGAGCACAGCACAGTCTTTCCCTACAAAGTCACAGAACTACCCCAAACAAGCATTCTCCCAGCCGCCTCAGCAATCGTTCCCTCAGCAACCTCAGCAACCATTCTCCCAGCCTCAACCACCTTTCATATCTAAACCACAAAACACTTTCCAACCACCGCAACAAAACTTCAACCAGAGAGCTCCAGTTCAAGTTAAACAAACGACCACTACTCTTTCACCCCCGTCAGACATCCCACCTGAATACAAAGACGAATACGTTGAAGTCGTCCGTGTTGCACCCAAACAGCCCAAAAATAGGTTCTTCCCCACCGCCGCCTCTACCCGCGCGCCCGCTCCTTTCTCTCCATCGTCTCCAGCCCAAaactacaacaacaacaatagtAACAACAAAAAAGATAGCTTAGTAGAACTTTACAACTACGACTCTCAATCCACGCCCGGCCTCTCGCAAAACGACAACCGACCCTTCAAGGTACGAAACAGCTTCACAGTCCAAGACACTCCAAGGGAAGACTTCGCTCGTACGAACATTAACTCAAACAATGCGAGGAATACCCCCACCACCACTGTAGAGTACAACACCGCTAATTCACGAGGCTTCGCCACGAGCACGCCAGCGTATAGAAACTTCAACAGTGTGTCATACGAACCGGAAAAGAACTTCGTTTCTCACTCTGGAGCTAAACAGAATTATTACAATGGCCCTTCATCAACGCCCACTACCACAGCTTACACGACCCCAGCAAACCTGAACACTATTGCGTACAATACAAACATCGCTCTCAATACGATTCAGCCCGCCAACTACGAGTACGGCAACGGTGAAGAAGATGACGGGCAGTACCGTCCCCCGCAGGGCGAAGATGACGGCCAGTACCGACCGGAGCTGTACGAGCGGGAACTGCTGTCCGGAGCTCACTCACTAAACATCGCGGCCAGTGGCAACAGGCTGCCTGAGGATCAAAAGGCTCACGGGAAATCTCAGGTGCAACAGAATAAGAAAGTATCCCAAACGTCTGCCCCGAGACCGTTCAGACCCGCCCCCACGCCATCGGAAGCACCTACGACGACACGTGCCCCTGAACCGACATACACCACTACGTATAGAGCGCCAACGGTTAACACGCAACGCACATTCGACTACTTCCAGACGTACACGACTACCTCCAGGCCCAATGAGCCATCGGCGCCAGCGCAATTCAACCCCGCGCCTGTGTCCAACGCCGGTGCGCGGCCGAGCACAACGCAAGTCCCGCCGGCCCCGCGAGCCCCGGAGCCGCGGCCGACGCCCCGCGCGCCTGCGCCACCGACTTTGGCGCCTCCTCGACCCAGCCCCCGGCCCCAGCACTCTAACCCGCCGCGCAAGCAAGAGGACTCCAGCTACGACTACGCGTACTATGACTCCGACACAGGGTTCTCGGAATACGACCAAATAGAAGAGTTTGGCAGAACTAAATCAAGAGCGTAA